The following are encoded together in the Streptomyces sp. NBC_00358 genome:
- a CDS encoding DUF3151 domain-containing protein: MTIHENLFGGPPPTHLPDDPEPRELLANGTAPADVAAKYPTSSLAWAQLADDAFERGGVVESYAYARTGYHRGLDALRRSGWKGHGPVPWEHEPNRGFLRALHALARAAQAIGEQEEYERCSQFLKDSSPTAAQTLG; encoded by the coding sequence ATGACGATTCACGAGAACCTCTTCGGGGGACCGCCCCCGACCCATCTCCCCGACGACCCGGAGCCGCGCGAGCTCCTCGCGAACGGCACGGCCCCCGCCGATGTCGCCGCCAAGTACCCCACCTCCTCGCTCGCCTGGGCGCAGCTCGCCGACGACGCGTTCGAGCGGGGCGGCGTCGTCGAGTCGTACGCCTACGCCCGTACCGGCTACCACCGAGGCCTGGACGCCCTGCGCCGCAGCGGCTGGAAGGGGCACGGTCCGGTGCCCTGGGAGCACGAGCCGAACCGCGGTTTCCTGCGCGCCCTGCACGCCCTCGCCCGCGCCGCGCAGGCGATCGGCGAGCAGGAGGAGTACGAGCGCTGCAGCCAGTTCCTGAAGGACTCCTCGCCGACGGCGGCCCAGACGCTGGGCTAG
- a CDS encoding MFS transporter, whose translation MAVPARDASDVSDGGPAVRIASRTGKWILLTTVLGSSMALLDSTVVNVALPTIGRDLNASLAALQWTVNGYMLSLAGLILLGGSLGDRFGRRRVFVIGVVWFAAASLLCGLAPNVGVLIAARVLQGVGGALLTPGSLAIIQASFHPDDRARAIGLWSGFGGVGAAVGPFLGGWLVDGPGWRWVFLLNIPVALVCAPIALLHVPESVGGASRSTAARAGAPARASAEDTAEAPAGPGSGGRGPHRGFDVLGAVLGALSLALVTYALIEARSGSPLVWVAAVGGVAAGVAFVYVERRRPDPMMPPDIFASRQFTVVNLVTLCVYAAFGGFFFLTALQLQVVAGYSALQAGTALLPTTVLMLLFSARSGELAQHIGPRIPLTVGPLLCAAGMLLMLRVGEGAVYVTDVLPALLVMGLGMVTLVAPLTATVLASVDVGRAGLASGINNAAARAAGLVAVAALPLLTGMGPDAYRSAEAFDAAFRRAMPLCAGVLVIGSVLAFTAVRRPAPGCLRPECHTHGSVTAPPLEPERSRGVLGAPGSPGPPGSPGSTPSSTGPAS comes from the coding sequence ATGGCTGTTCCTGCGCGGGACGCATCGGACGTATCGGACGGCGGGCCCGCGGTGCGGATCGCCTCCCGGACCGGGAAGTGGATCCTGCTGACCACCGTCCTCGGCTCCAGCATGGCCCTGCTGGACTCGACGGTCGTCAACGTCGCTCTGCCGACCATCGGCCGGGACCTGAACGCCAGCCTCGCCGCCCTCCAGTGGACCGTGAACGGCTACATGCTGTCGCTGGCCGGGCTGATCCTGCTGGGCGGCTCGCTCGGGGACCGCTTCGGGCGCCGGAGGGTCTTCGTCATCGGCGTGGTGTGGTTCGCGGCCGCCTCCCTGCTCTGCGGGCTCGCGCCGAACGTGGGCGTGCTCATCGCCGCCCGTGTCCTCCAGGGCGTCGGCGGGGCGCTCCTCACCCCCGGCTCGCTGGCGATCATCCAGGCCTCCTTCCACCCGGACGACCGGGCGCGTGCCATCGGCCTGTGGTCGGGTTTCGGGGGTGTCGGGGCCGCCGTCGGGCCGTTCCTGGGCGGCTGGCTGGTGGACGGGCCCGGCTGGCGCTGGGTCTTCCTGCTGAACATCCCCGTCGCGCTGGTCTGCGCCCCGATCGCCCTGCTGCACGTTCCGGAGTCGGTGGGGGGAGCCTCCCGCTCGACAGCCGCTCGGGCCGGAGCTCCCGCCCGGGCCTCGGCCGAAGATACGGCCGAAGCCCCGGCCGGACCCGGGAGCGGTGGACGGGGGCCGCACCGCGGGTTCGACGTGCTGGGCGCCGTCCTCGGCGCGCTCTCGCTCGCCCTGGTGACGTACGCCCTGATCGAGGCCAGGAGCGGTTCCCCGCTGGTGTGGGTGGCGGCGGTCGGCGGTGTGGCGGCCGGGGTGGCCTTCGTGTACGTCGAGCGGCGGCGGCCCGATCCGATGATGCCGCCGGACATCTTCGCCTCGCGCCAGTTCACGGTGGTCAACCTGGTGACCCTCTGCGTCTACGCGGCCTTCGGCGGCTTCTTCTTCCTGACCGCGCTCCAGCTCCAGGTCGTGGCGGGCTACTCCGCGCTCCAGGCCGGTACGGCGCTGCTGCCGACCACGGTCCTGATGCTGCTGTTCTCCGCCCGTTCCGGCGAGCTCGCCCAGCACATCGGCCCGCGCATTCCGCTCACCGTCGGTCCGCTGCTGTGTGCCGCGGGCATGCTGCTGATGCTGCGCGTGGGGGAGGGCGCCGTGTACGTGACCGATGTGCTGCCCGCGCTGCTCGTGATGGGCCTCGGCATGGTGACCCTGGTCGCTCCGCTGACCGCGACCGTCCTGGCTTCCGTGGACGTCGGGCGTGCGGGCCTGGCCAGCGGGATCAACAACGCGGCGGCCCGCGCCGCCGGGCTCGTCGCGGTGGCCGCGCTGCCGCTGCTCACCGGGATGGGACCGGACGCGTACCGCTCGGCGGAGGCCTTCGACGCGGCCTTCCGCCGGGCGATGCCGCTGTGCGCGGGCGTGCTGGTGATCGGCTCGGTGCTGGCCTTCACGGCCGTACGCCGCCCGGCGCCCGGCTGTCTCCGCCCCGAGTGCCACACGCACGGCTCGGTGACGGCACCCCCGCTGGAGCCGGAACGCTCCCGGGGCGTCCTCGGGGCCCCGGGCTCACCCGGTCCTCCCGGCTCCCCGGGTTCTACGCCTTCCAGCACCGGTCCAGCTTCGTGA
- the fbaA gene encoding class II fructose-bisphosphate aldolase codes for MPIATPEVYNEMLDRAKAGKFAYPAINVTSSQTLHAALRGFAEAESDGIIQISTGGAEFLGGQHKKDMVTGAVALAEFAHIVAAKYDITVALHTDHCPKDKLDGYVRPLIDVSAARVAKGENPLFQSHMWDGSAETLADNLAIGQELLAKAVAAKIILEVEITPTGGEEDGVSHEINDELYTTVDDALRTAEALGLGDKGRYLLAASFGNVHGVYKPGNVVLRPELLKDLQEGVGAKYGKASPFDFVFHGGSGSTAEEIATALENGVVKMNLDTDTQYAFTRPVVDHMFRNYDAVLKVDGEVGTKSKYDPRTWGKLAEAGMAARVTEACAALRSTGTRLK; via the coding sequence ATGCCCATCGCAACCCCCGAGGTCTACAACGAGATGCTCGACCGGGCGAAGGCAGGCAAGTTCGCCTACCCGGCCATCAACGTGACCTCGTCCCAGACCCTGCACGCTGCGCTGCGCGGCTTCGCGGAGGCCGAGAGCGACGGCATCATCCAGATCTCCACCGGTGGTGCGGAGTTCCTCGGCGGTCAGCACAAGAAGGACATGGTGACGGGCGCCGTCGCGCTCGCCGAGTTCGCGCACATCGTCGCCGCGAAGTACGACATCACGGTCGCGCTGCACACGGACCACTGTCCCAAGGACAAGCTGGACGGCTACGTACGTCCGCTGATCGACGTCTCCGCCGCGCGCGTCGCCAAGGGCGAGAACCCGCTGTTCCAGTCCCACATGTGGGACGGTTCCGCCGAGACGCTGGCCGACAACCTGGCCATCGGCCAGGAGCTGCTCGCCAAGGCCGTCGCCGCGAAGATCATCCTTGAGGTCGAGATCACCCCGACCGGTGGCGAGGAGGACGGCGTCAGCCACGAGATCAACGACGAGCTGTACACGACCGTCGACGACGCCCTGCGCACCGCGGAGGCCCTCGGCCTCGGCGACAAGGGCCGCTACCTGCTCGCCGCCTCGTTCGGCAACGTGCACGGTGTGTACAAGCCGGGCAACGTCGTCCTGCGCCCCGAGCTCCTCAAGGACCTCCAGGAGGGTGTGGGCGCCAAGTACGGCAAGGCGAGCCCGTTCGACTTCGTCTTCCACGGCGGCTCCGGCTCCACCGCCGAGGAGATCGCCACCGCGCTGGAGAACGGCGTCGTGAAGATGAACCTCGACACCGACACCCAGTACGCCTTCACGCGCCCGGTCGTGGACCACATGTTCCGCAACTACGACGCTGTCCTGAAGGTCGACGGCGAGGTCGGCACCAAGTCGAAGTACGACCCGCGCACCTGGGGCAAGCTCGCCGAGGCCGGCATGGCCGCGCGGGTGACCGAGGCCTGCGCCGCCCTGCGTTCCACGGGCACCCGCCTCAAGTAG
- the pyrE gene encoding orotate phosphoribosyltransferase, translated as MSDVRGALLQQIKDKAVVHGKVTLSSGLEADYYVDLRRITLDGEAAPLVGQVLLDLTADLDFDAVGGLTMGADPVAGAMLHAAAASGRRLDAFVVRKAAKAHGLQRRVEGPEIKGRRVLVVEDTSTTGGSPLEAVQAVREAGAEVVGVATIVDRATGAAEKIEAGAGVPYLFAYSKGELGLD; from the coding sequence ATGAGTGACGTACGCGGAGCGCTGCTGCAGCAGATCAAGGACAAGGCCGTGGTGCACGGCAAGGTGACCCTCTCCTCGGGTCTTGAGGCCGACTACTACGTGGACCTGCGCCGCATCACACTGGACGGCGAGGCCGCCCCGCTCGTCGGCCAGGTCCTTCTCGACCTCACGGCCGACCTGGACTTCGACGCGGTCGGCGGACTGACGATGGGCGCCGACCCGGTCGCCGGGGCCATGCTGCACGCCGCCGCCGCGAGCGGGCGCAGGCTCGACGCCTTCGTCGTCCGCAAGGCCGCCAAGGCGCACGGTCTGCAGCGCCGTGTCGAGGGTCCCGAGATCAAGGGCCGGCGCGTCCTCGTCGTCGAGGACACCTCGACCACGGGCGGCTCCCCGCTCGAAGCCGTCCAGGCCGTCCGGGAGGCCGGGGCCGAGGTCGTCGGGGTCGCCACGATCGTCGACCGTGCGACCGGCGCCGCCGAGAAGATCGAGGCCGGAGCGGGTGTTCCGTACCTCTTCGCCTACTCCAAGGGCGAGTTGGGGCTCGACTGA
- a CDS encoding aldose epimerase family protein, which produces MSNEDITLTAGDAEVTVAPGNGGRVGSLRVGGVELLRQGAKFGCFPMVPWCGRIRDGRFLDGAAVRQMPLNSPPHAIHGTARDGAWKTARVTADDAVITYDLVDPWPHPARVTQAFALTEDALTITMSVETYGDSFPAQIGWHPWFNRNLGDGGEDVRVDFRPAWQEERGEDHLPTGNRVDPKPGPWDDCFGMPGGVDVTLTWPGRLELKVGSREEWAVVYDEQEAAVCVEPQTGPPNGLNTHPRLVTPIEPLEAATTWSWRRL; this is translated from the coding sequence GTGAGTAACGAAGACATCACGCTGACCGCGGGTGACGCGGAGGTGACCGTGGCGCCGGGGAACGGCGGACGGGTCGGGAGTCTGCGGGTCGGCGGAGTCGAACTGCTGCGCCAGGGAGCGAAGTTCGGGTGCTTCCCGATGGTCCCGTGGTGCGGGCGGATCCGCGACGGCCGGTTCCTCGACGGTGCCGCCGTACGGCAGATGCCGCTCAACTCCCCGCCGCACGCCATCCACGGCACCGCCCGCGACGGTGCCTGGAAGACCGCGCGCGTCACCGCGGACGATGCCGTGATCACGTACGACCTGGTGGACCCCTGGCCGCACCCGGCCCGCGTCACCCAGGCCTTCGCCCTCACCGAGGACGCTCTGACGATCACCATGTCCGTGGAGACGTACGGGGACTCGTTCCCGGCCCAGATCGGCTGGCACCCCTGGTTCAACAGGAACCTGGGGGACGGCGGCGAGGACGTCCGCGTCGACTTCCGGCCGGCCTGGCAGGAGGAGCGGGGCGAGGACCACCTGCCCACCGGGAACCGCGTCGACCCGAAGCCGGGCCCCTGGGACGACTGCTTCGGCATGCCGGGCGGCGTCGACGTCACGCTCACCTGGCCGGGGCGGCTGGAGCTGAAGGTCGGCAGCCGCGAGGAGTGGGCCGTCGTCTACGACGAGCAGGAGGCGGCCGTGTGCGTGGAGCCGCAGACCGGTCCGCCGAACGGGCTCAACACCCACCCCCGCCTGGTCACACCGATCGAACCCCTCGAAGCCGCCACCACCTGGAGCTGGCGGCGCCTCTAA
- a CDS encoding carbon monoxide dehydrogenase: protein MEHEVFVPFPAGRLREALADPVRVARAIPGLQQDASAVSDSAPDTDTGSPPVSGTGLAVPGTGPSASTAGRDAARTSSPAGGEREAGAARVAGRLKVRVAGHTITYRGAFRVTAQGDDSYAVEGDATEARGGGAVKLALTLRLLPAEGGTTLAFGGTASADGRVAELPHDAVSSAGRRLLTRFAESLATDLATRTDSTSGPEPETGPEPGPKAEPGAASVPGPEAETDAGPASGAEAGALSGPGQEAGADAVAASASVPGPEAVSGTGPEAGTDAEAVSGTEPESEPDGGSEAGAAPETGAGALSGPGQEANSASGAEPEAGAEGEAGTKAEGEAVPEAGAEVEAEVGPEAGAEGGAGPEAGAATEAGAEVEAEVGPEAEVGDGGEVGPLFEGGVPSSGGSSSAGEEFDEEDFVAEVGGPGRSDAMAEAAHARRTMIGRSAEEVDHAPPRGRYAPVPPPEATAARATLRWAAPAAALALASAIVVSRALRRRR from the coding sequence ATGGAGCATGAGGTGTTCGTTCCGTTTCCGGCCGGGCGGCTGAGGGAGGCGCTGGCCGATCCCGTCCGGGTCGCCCGCGCGATCCCGGGTCTCCAGCAGGACGCGTCGGCCGTCTCCGACAGCGCACCGGACACGGACACGGGTTCGCCGCCCGTCTCCGGTACCGGTCTCGCCGTCCCCGGTACCGGGCCGTCCGCCTCCACCGCCGGGCGGGACGCCGCGAGGACGTCCTCCCCTGCGGGGGGCGAGCGGGAAGCGGGGGCCGCGCGGGTCGCCGGGCGGCTGAAGGTCCGCGTCGCCGGGCACACGATCACCTATCGCGGCGCGTTTCGCGTCACCGCCCAGGGTGACGACTCGTACGCCGTCGAGGGCGACGCCACGGAGGCGCGCGGCGGGGGCGCCGTGAAACTGGCGCTGACCCTGCGGCTCCTGCCCGCCGAAGGCGGTACCACCCTCGCGTTCGGCGGCACGGCCTCCGCTGACGGCCGCGTGGCCGAACTCCCGCACGACGCGGTGTCCTCGGCGGGCCGGCGCCTGCTGACCCGCTTCGCGGAATCCCTGGCCACAGACCTCGCGACACGAACGGACTCCACGTCCGGCCCCGAACCGGAAACTGGACCCGAGCCAGGACCCAAGGCTGAGCCCGGAGCCGCGTCCGTACCCGGCCCGGAAGCCGAAACCGACGCCGGACCCGCATCCGGCGCCGAAGCCGGAGCCCTGTCCGGGCCGGGACAGGAAGCTGGAGCCGACGCCGTAGCCGCGTCCGCGTCCGTGCCCGGCCCGGAAGCCGTATCCGGCACCGGTCCGGAAGCCGGAACAGACGCCGAAGCCGTATCCGGCACCGAACCGGAATCCGAACCTGACGGAGGATCCGAGGCGGGAGCCGCACCTGAGACCGGAGCCGGAGCCCTGTCCGGGCCCGGACAGGAAGCCAACTCCGCATCCGGTGCCGAACCGGAAGCCGGAGCCGAAGGCGAAGCCGGGACCAAGGCCGAAGGCGAAGCCGTGCCCGAAGCCGGGGCCGAGGTTGAAGCCGAGGTCGGGCCCGAAGCCGGGGCCGAAGGTGGAGCCGGGCCCGAAGCCGGGGCCGCAACCGAAGCCGGGGCCGAGGTTGAAGCCGAGGTCGGGCCCGAAGCCGAGGTCGGGGACGGGGGCGAGGTGGGGCCGCTCTTTGAGGGGGGCGTGCCGTCTTCGGGCGGGTCCTCGTCCGCCGGCGAGGAGTTCGACGAGGAGGACTTCGTGGCGGAGGTCGGGGGGCCGGGGCGTTCGGACGCGATGGCCGAGGCGGCCCACGCGCGCCGGACGATGATCGGACGCAGCGCGGAGGAGGTCGACCACGCGCCGCCGCGCGGCCGCTACGCCCCCGTGCCGCCCCCGGAGGCCACCGCCGCCCGCGCCACCCTGCGCTGGGCGGCCCCCGCGGCGGCCCTGGCGCTGGCCTCGGCGATCGTGGTGTCCCGGGCGCTGCGCAGACGCCGTTGA
- a CDS encoding polyamine aminopropyltransferase yields MIEPHAPAPPGVPPPWGVQGQARLPVRPGVGRFLVLAGVFVCAACGLVYELELVALASYLIGDSVTQASVVLSVMVFAMGVGSLAAKRLRPRAAAGFGAVEAALALVGGCSAMGLYAVFAWTGAWGGLWADGPRCLLVAFSLAIGLLIGAEVPLLMELIQRIRRQDPGGAVADLFAADYVGALVGGLAFPFLLLPLLGQLTGALLTGTVNAVAGGALVLGLFRGDLTRRARWTLVVANVVVLGLLASAAMLVDDFERAARHALYGTDVRVALRTGVQEVVLTGGTRGRPLRLFLDGRLRVSGRDEHRYHEALVHPAMNGPHARVLILGGGDGLAAREVLRHSGVRRVDIVEPDADVVRLARHDAALSALNRHVYDDARVHEVTADVFSRLREVRSTYDVVVSDLPDPDLTASTKLYSQEFYGLARRVLAPGGRLVVHAGPLADRHRAFWTVDATIRAAGLFTRPYRVGGRDPGFAAGPDRGAGGTAGSGDARGSGGSGGAAGDWGFILASRTPAPLRLDISCPRLRTLTQAALTADARAAYRSRFLRPLPPSTLVHPRYTD; encoded by the coding sequence GTGATCGAACCGCACGCGCCAGCTCCCCCCGGCGTGCCGCCGCCCTGGGGCGTCCAGGGCCAGGCGCGGCTGCCCGTCCGGCCGGGCGTCGGCAGGTTCCTCGTCCTGGCGGGGGTGTTCGTCTGCGCGGCGTGCGGACTCGTGTACGAACTCGAACTCGTCGCCCTCGCCTCGTACTTGATCGGCGACTCGGTCACCCAGGCCTCCGTGGTGCTCTCCGTCATGGTCTTCGCCATGGGGGTCGGCTCGCTGGCCGCGAAGCGGCTGCGCCCGCGCGCCGCGGCCGGTTTCGGCGCCGTCGAGGCGGCGCTCGCGCTGGTCGGCGGATGCAGCGCGATGGGCCTGTACGCGGTGTTCGCCTGGACCGGCGCGTGGGGCGGCCTGTGGGCGGACGGGCCCCGCTGCCTCCTGGTGGCCTTCTCGCTCGCCATCGGCCTGCTCATCGGCGCCGAAGTCCCCCTCCTCATGGAGCTGATACAGCGCATCCGCCGCCAGGATCCCGGCGGCGCGGTGGCGGACCTCTTCGCCGCGGACTACGTGGGCGCCCTCGTCGGAGGCCTCGCCTTCCCGTTCCTGCTGCTGCCCCTGCTGGGCCAGCTCACGGGAGCGCTGCTCACCGGAACGGTGAACGCGGTCGCCGGCGGGGCCCTCGTGCTCGGCCTGTTCCGGGGGGACCTGACCCGCCGCGCACGCTGGACCCTGGTCGTCGCCAACGTCGTCGTGCTCGGCCTCCTCGCCTCGGCCGCGATGCTGGTCGACGACTTCGAACGGGCCGCGCGGCACGCCCTGTACGGGACGGACGTACGCGTCGCGCTCCGCACCGGCGTCCAGGAGGTCGTCCTCACCGGCGGCACCCGCGGCCGTCCGCTCCGCCTCTTCCTCGACGGCCGTCTGCGGGTCAGCGGCCGTGACGAGCACCGCTACCACGAGGCCCTCGTGCACCCCGCGATGAACGGCCCGCACGCGCGCGTGCTCATCCTCGGCGGCGGTGACGGACTCGCCGCCCGCGAAGTGCTGCGCCACTCCGGGGTGCGCCGCGTCGACATCGTCGAACCCGACGCGGACGTCGTCCGGCTGGCACGCCACGACGCCGCGCTGTCCGCCCTCAACCGCCATGTGTACGACGACGCCCGGGTGCACGAGGTGACGGCGGACGTCTTCAGCCGTCTGCGCGAGGTCCGCTCGACGTACGACGTCGTCGTCTCGGACCTGCCCGATCCGGACCTCACCGCCAGCACCAAGCTGTACTCGCAGGAGTTCTACGGCCTCGCCCGCCGCGTGCTCGCCCCCGGCGGGCGCCTCGTGGTCCACGCCGGCCCGCTGGCCGACCGGCACCGGGCCTTCTGGACGGTCGACGCGACGATCCGCGCGGCCGGGCTGTTCACCAGGCCCTACCGTGTCGGCGGCCGGGACCCGGGCTTCGCGGCCGGACCCGACCGCGGGGCAGGCGGCACCGCCGGGTCCGGCGACGCACGGGGTTCGGGGGGTTCCGGGGGCGCCGCGGGCGACTGGGGTTTCATCCTGGCCTCGCGTACGCCCGCCCCCCTGCGGCTGGACATCTCCTGCCCGCGGCTGCGCACCCTCACCCAGGCGGCCCTCACGGCGGACGCGCGCGCCGCCTACCGCAGCCGCTTCCTCCGCCCCCTCCCGCCTTCCACGCTGGTGCATCCGCGGTACACCGACTGA
- a CDS encoding DUF2617 family protein — protein sequence MLTTLKTSYTDTRAADLAWTLGREPLPALATLDLELAGAKLQLRLLGASHQVLLEEERGSCSETVACIAGSSTPLPLGVAKRFDDWEYEFAARVEILSPGSFAGRAQELLALVADHPQGLAGIFPGSPHAFTAMLAQYHEGQVHWRTWHAYPQDGQLVATRTRVGVRTNALSASGAGGRTSGGTR from the coding sequence ATGCTCACGACCCTGAAAACCTCGTACACCGACACGCGCGCGGCCGATCTCGCCTGGACCCTGGGCCGCGAACCGCTGCCGGCCCTCGCCACCCTCGACCTCGAACTCGCCGGAGCGAAACTCCAGTTGAGACTGCTCGGCGCATCCCACCAGGTGCTTCTGGAGGAGGAGCGGGGCAGTTGCTCGGAGACCGTCGCGTGCATCGCCGGCAGCAGCACACCCCTGCCACTCGGCGTCGCGAAGCGGTTCGACGACTGGGAGTACGAGTTCGCGGCCCGCGTCGAGATCCTGTCGCCGGGTTCCTTCGCGGGCCGCGCCCAGGAGTTGCTGGCCCTGGTCGCCGACCATCCGCAGGGTCTCGCCGGCATCTTCCCCGGCAGCCCGCACGCCTTCACCGCGATGCTCGCCCAGTACCACGAGGGCCAGGTCCATTGGCGTACGTGGCATGCGTATCCGCAGGACGGCCAGTTGGTCGCGACGCGTACGCGGGTCGGCGTACGCACGAACGCCCTCAGTGCCTCCGGCGCCGGGGGGCGGACGAGCGGTGGGACCCGGTAG
- a CDS encoding pyridoxal phosphate-dependent aminotransferase — protein MAGMTSSARPFLNRRLAEFGTTIFAEMSALAMSTGSINLGQGFPDTDGPEEIREAAVRALRDGRGNQYPPGPGVPELRAAIAAHHKRHYGLSYDPDTEVLVTAGATEAIAAALLALLEPGDEVIALEPYYDSYAASIAMAGGTRVPVTLRPDEGGDGEGGHRRFRLDLDELRDAVTGRTRLLLLNTPHNPTGTVLTRAELTEIARIAVERDLLVVTDEVYEHLVFDDAEHVPLAGLPGMRERTVTIGSAGKTFSFTGWKVGWVTAPPALVGAVRSAKQFLTYVASGPFQYAVAEALALPDAYFETFRADMLRKRDLLAAGLTEAGFAVFRPQGTYFITTDIRPLGESDGFAFCRALPERAGVVAIPNAVFYDHREQGAPFVRFAFCKRVEVLADAAERLRKAFAH, from the coding sequence ATGGCCGGCATGACCTCCAGCGCGCGCCCCTTTCTGAACCGCCGGCTCGCCGAGTTCGGGACGACGATCTTCGCCGAGATGTCCGCTCTCGCGATGAGCACCGGCTCGATCAACCTCGGACAGGGCTTCCCGGACACGGACGGTCCCGAGGAGATCCGGGAGGCGGCCGTCCGCGCGCTGCGGGACGGACGCGGCAACCAGTACCCGCCGGGTCCGGGCGTCCCCGAGCTGCGCGCCGCGATCGCGGCGCACCACAAACGCCACTACGGACTGTCGTACGACCCCGACACCGAGGTCCTGGTGACGGCGGGCGCCACCGAGGCCATCGCCGCCGCCCTGCTCGCGCTCCTGGAGCCCGGCGACGAGGTGATCGCCCTGGAGCCGTACTACGACTCGTACGCGGCCTCCATCGCCATGGCGGGTGGGACCCGCGTGCCCGTGACCCTGCGCCCCGACGAAGGCGGAGATGGCGAGGGCGGCCACCGGCGCTTCCGGCTCGACCTCGACGAACTGCGCGACGCGGTCACCGGGCGGACCCGGCTGCTGCTGCTCAACACCCCGCACAACCCGACCGGCACCGTCCTCACCCGCGCGGAGCTGACGGAGATCGCGCGGATCGCCGTGGAGCGGGATCTGCTCGTGGTGACGGACGAGGTCTACGAACACCTCGTCTTCGACGACGCCGAGCACGTACCGCTGGCCGGCCTGCCGGGGATGCGCGAGCGGACGGTCACCATCGGCAGCGCGGGCAAGACGTTCTCGTTCACCGGCTGGAAGGTGGGCTGGGTGACCGCGCCGCCGGCCCTGGTCGGCGCCGTACGGTCGGCGAAGCAGTTCCTGACCTACGTGGCGTCGGGGCCGTTCCAGTACGCCGTCGCCGAGGCGCTCGCGCTGCCGGACGCGTACTTCGAGACCTTCCGCGCGGACATGCTGCGCAAGCGGGACCTGCTGGCGGCGGGCCTCACCGAGGCGGGCTTCGCGGTCTTCCGGCCGCAGGGCACGTACTTCATCACCACCGACATCCGCCCCCTCGGCGAGAGCGACGGCTTCGCCTTCTGCCGCGCCCTGCCCGAACGCGCCGGGGTCGTGGCCATCCCGAACGCCGTCTTCTACGACCACCGCGAACAGGGCGCGCCTTTCGTACGGTTCGCCTTCTGCAAACGCGTCGAGGTCCTCGCGGACGCGGCGGAACGGCTCCGCAAGGCATTCGCTCACTGA
- a CDS encoding glycosyltransferase family 39 protein encodes MTQPSTLARPALREPGDRVVRPSRAVRSLPSAAITALGLFAAVRLAGLLVLAGTAWATGNHPVALLARSWDSAWYLGIAAHGYGRTLHFHPTVVHSDLAFFPLYPALVRAVTTLTPLTGGSAGLLVSWLATAAAVCGVYAIGARLYGRAVGTALVLLWGLLPHSVVLSMAYTEPVLTAFAAWSLYAVLDRRWLWAGSLAALAGLSRPNGFAVAAAVLAAAAHELWRSRGKVSHRLWTGAALAPVGWGGYVLWVGHREGDWLGGYFQVQRLWGSRFDFGAGSLHFVKHLLLRGDRFVFPMTMVIVAAAVLLCALLIADRAPMPLLVYSGLLLVIALGGSGFFESKPRFLLPAFPLLLPLARALVRTARARPWHATLVVGALAGLSFAYGAYLVVIAHTPL; translated from the coding sequence GTGACCCAGCCGAGTACCCTCGCTCGCCCCGCTCTCAGGGAGCCCGGCGACCGTGTCGTCCGTCCGTCCCGCGCCGTACGCAGTCTGCCGTCCGCCGCGATCACGGCGCTCGGGCTGTTCGCCGCCGTGCGCCTGGCCGGCCTCCTCGTGCTGGCCGGAACCGCCTGGGCCACCGGCAACCACCCGGTCGCCCTGCTCGCACGGTCCTGGGACTCGGCCTGGTACCTGGGGATCGCCGCGCACGGCTACGGCCGGACACTCCACTTCCATCCCACGGTCGTGCACAGCGACCTCGCGTTCTTCCCGCTCTACCCGGCCCTCGTACGGGCCGTCACCACGCTGACCCCGTTGACCGGGGGCTCGGCGGGCCTGCTGGTCTCCTGGCTCGCGACGGCGGCCGCCGTGTGCGGGGTGTACGCGATCGGGGCCCGCCTGTACGGCCGGGCGGTCGGTACCGCGCTGGTGCTGCTGTGGGGTCTGCTGCCGCACTCGGTGGTGCTGTCGATGGCGTACACGGAGCCCGTGCTGACGGCGTTCGCCGCCTGGTCGCTGTACGCGGTGCTCGACCGGCGCTGGCTGTGGGCGGGCTCGCTGGCCGCGCTCGCGGGGCTGTCCAGGCCGAACGGCTTCGCGGTGGCCGCGGCGGTCCTCGCGGCGGCGGCGCACGAGCTGTGGCGGAGCCGCGGAAAAGTTTCCCACAGGCTGTGGACGGGCGCCGCGCTCGCGCCGGTCGGCTGGGGCGGCTACGTGCTGTGGGTGGGGCACCGCGAGGGCGACTGGCTCGGCGGCTACTTCCAGGTGCAGCGGCTGTGGGGCTCGCGCTTCGACTTCGGGGCAGGGTCGCTCCATTTCGTGAAGCACCTGCTGCTGCGCGGGGACCGGTTCGTGTTTCCCATGACGATGGTGATCGTCGCGGCGGCCGTGCTGCTGTGCGCGCTGCTGATCGCGGACCGGGCGCCCATGCCGCTGCTGGTCTACAGCGGCCTCCTGCTGGTGATCGCGCTGGGCGGCTCGGGGTTCTTCGAGTCGAAGCCGCGCTTCCTGCTGCCGGCGTTCCCGCTGCTGCTGCCGCTGGCCCGCGCCCTGGTGCGGACGGCGAGAGCCCGCCCCTGGCACGCGACCCTGGTGGTCGGTGCCCTGGCCGGGCTCTCGTTCGCCTACGGCGCGTATCTGGTCGTGATCGCGCACACCCCGCTCTAG